Genomic segment of Gloeocapsa sp. PCC 7428:
CCTTGTTGTGGCGATCGCGGTGCATTTTCACCACCCATATCAGTTTTTACCCAACCAGGACACATTGCATAAACTGCAATTCCTTGCGATTGTAATGCTTCTGCAAGCATAATTGTTGCCCCATTGAGTGCAAGTTTAGATAAGCAGTAACTAGGGACATCTGCGGATAATCCACTCATTTCGCCGTAGCCACTCGAAACATTAATCACGCGGGCTTGAGTAGCTTTTTGTAATAATGGGAGGAAAGCTTGCGTAACGTGAATAGGACCAAAGGTATTGGTATTCATTGCAAATTGTAGTATGCTACGCGACATATTGAGAATATTCACGCCCTGATCGGGATACACTCCCGCATTATTGACAAGAACATCCAAAGCGTCAATTTCTTCACTTAATTGTTCTACAGCGTGGTGAATACTATCATCATCAGTAACATCAAGTTCCACAACACGCACAGATGCGTTTGCAGGTAACTTTTGTGTCGCTGCTTTGGCTTTATCAAGCGAACGCGCTGCAATAATCACCTCAAAACCTGCTTGCAGCAAACCTTGACAAATGGCAAATCCTATGCCCTTATTACCTCCAGTCACCAGCGCGCGTTTTTCTTGAAATTGAGAATTCATAGCGATCGTATCTCATGCCTCTTAGTACACCAATGCATTTTGTGGTTTTTTGTTTGCATAAACTTCATACTCAAGGAGTAAGTTTTCACTGTATGTACACTTGCACAATCGTGCATTGATACCAGCTTCGCATTTTGCTAAGATTTCATTGGTTGTAAACAGCTAAGTAACCAAGTGGTTATAAATCATGGCGAGATTTAATATGTTCTACTCTCATTAGCTATGCACGTTATTACTCGTTCTCGTCTTGTTGAGTTTTGGAAAAAACACCCTGATTCTCAAAAGAGTTTACTTCTTTGGTACAAAATTACAACTAATGCAAGTTGGCAGAATTTTGTAGAGTTACCTGAAGTTTTTCCCTCGGCTGACCAAGTTGGAAAATTGATCGTTTTTAATATTGGTGGTAACAAGTATCGACTAATTGCTTTTATTGATTACACATACCAAAAAGTGTTTATTCGCTATGTTCTTACTCACTCTGAGTACGATCAAGATGATTGGAAAAAAGATAACTGGTATAGGTAGGTTGTTAACGAGGTTAAGAACATATGTCTACTACTGCATCTGATAATTATATTGAACTTTTACAAAATTTCCCGCCTCGCCCAATCAAATCAGAGGCAGATCGACAAGTCGTTCAAGAAGTCATTGATAATCTACTTGATAACGAAATAACGCCAGAAAAACAAGATTATCTTAATGTACTAGGAATTCTGGTTTATGAATACGAGGAAAAATCTTTATCAATTCCAGATTTAAGTGGTCTTGAGTTACTCAAAGCATTGATTGATGAATTTGATCTTAAACAAAAAGATCTTATTCCTATTTTTAAAACTGAATCTATTGTATCTGAAATACTTAATGGAAAACGTAGCTTTACTGTAGAGCATATTGAAAAATTAGCTGATTTCTTTCACGTTTCTCCCGCTGTTTTCTTTCCTCAATCATCAATAATAGCACCACGTTCTAGCAAGTAACGTTTCATCTCAGCAGAAAGTCCCTTTACTCCTTGTATTTGAGTGTTTTCTACTTTCACGTTATTAAGTTCCCCGTGAGTTAAATCTGCGTTACTTAAGTTTGCATAACTCAAATCTGCACTACTCAAATCAGCTTGTTGCAGTAGCGCCCCCGTGAGATTAGCACCACGAAGGTTTGCATTTTGCAGATATGCACTACACAAGTTAGCACTCGTTAGTATTGCCCCATAGAGGTTAGCACGAGGCATTAAACAGCGTAAATCGGCATTTTGCAAATCAGCACCTTGCAAGTTGGCATCGCGGAGATTTGCATTGCTAAGATTAGCACCGGCTAAACAAGCATTAGATAAGTTAGCACGACTTAAATCAGCAAGTTTGAGGTCCGCATTGTTGAGAATTGCGTGCGCTAAATTAGCAGAATTGAGATTGGCGTAACTGAGATTGCAACGACTCAACTTGGCACCTTGCAGATTTGCTGCTTTGAGATTTGTATTGCTCAGATTAGCACCATGTAAGTTGGCTCCAGCAAAATCTTCAATTGGGTTTAAACCAAGCAATGTGGCAACTTTTGTAAAATTATCAGCGGTGGAGGAAGTTAAAATTTCTTGTGCTAAAGCTAACTGCTGCTGGTGATATTCACTCGCTTTTGTTGCATTATCAAGGGCTAAGTAAGCGTTTCTTAAGTTTAATAATGCATTAACTTGACCTTTGCGATCGCCTATTCGCTGCGCTAAAACTAAATGTTGCTCAAAACACCTGATCGCATCGGGTAAATTTCCTAAAGCTTGATACGCTGCACCCAAGTTTCCTAACGCTGCGCCTTCGCGTTGCAGATCTTGATCTGTGCGATACAAATTTAATGCTTGTTGCCAAGATTGTAAGGCTTCCGCAAACGCGTTTGTTTGATATTGGATAATTCCTTGTTTGAGTAGTTGATTGGCAGCATTAGTCATAAGT
This window contains:
- a CDS encoding SDR family NAD(P)-dependent oxidoreductase, producing MNSQFQEKRALVTGGNKGIGFAICQGLLQAGFEVIIAARSLDKAKAATQKLPANASVRVVELDVTDDDSIHHAVEQLSEEIDALDVLVNNAGVYPDQGVNILNMSRSILQFAMNTNTFGPIHVTQAFLPLLQKATQARVINVSSGYGEMSGLSADVPSYCLSKLALNGATIMLAEALQSQGIAVYAMCPGWVKTDMGGENAPRSPQQGADTAIWLATKASPDLSGKFFRDRQEISY
- a CDS encoding type II toxin-antitoxin system HigB family toxin, which encodes MHVITRSRLVEFWKKHPDSQKSLLLWYKITTNASWQNFVELPEVFPSADQVGKLIVFNIGGNKYRLIAFIDYTYQKVFIRYVLTHSEYDQDDWKKDNWYR
- a CDS encoding type II toxin-antitoxin system HigA family antitoxin, whose amino-acid sequence is MSTTASDNYIELLQNFPPRPIKSEADRQVVQEVIDNLLDNEITPEKQDYLNVLGILVYEYEEKSLSIPDLSGLELLKALIDEFDLKQKDLIPIFKTESIVSEILNGKRSFTVEHIEKLADFFHVSPAVFFPQSSIIAPRSSK
- a CDS encoding pentapeptide repeat-containing protein; its protein translation is MTNAANQLLKQGIIQYQTNAFAEALQSWQQALNLYRTDQDLQREGAALGNLGAAYQALGNLPDAIRCFEQHLVLAQRIGDRKGQVNALLNLRNAYLALDNATKASEYHQQQLALAQEILTSSTADNFTKVATLLGLNPIEDFAGANLHGANLSNTNLKAANLQGAKLSRCNLSYANLNSANLAHAILNNADLKLADLSRANLSNACLAGANLSNANLRDANLQGADLQNADLRCLMPRANLYGAILTSANLCSAYLQNANLRGANLTGALLQQADLSSADLSYANLSNADLTHGELNNVKVENTQIQGVKGLSAEMKRYLLERGAIIDD